The following proteins are co-located in the Paludibaculum fermentans genome:
- a CDS encoding SDR family oxidoreductase, whose product MSKKIVVVGGGGLIGTRLVALLRAAGHEVTPASPRTGVNALTGEGLAEALQGASVVVDVTNAPSYEEKAVLDFFTTSTRNLLAYEAVAGVGHHIALSIVGIHRSSQVPYFRAKIAQEQLIRDSSIPYSIVQATQFFEFVKGIADYSTVDGKVVVPAALIQPIAADDVTATLARVAEAAPLNGTLEIAGPDRYTFEAAIGMDLNARHDAREIVVDPKAGYFGAGISETGIVPLDASAQLGATHFEDWLRQTVTAA is encoded by the coding sequence ATGTCAAAGAAGATCGTAGTCGTCGGAGGCGGCGGGCTCATCGGCACCAGGCTCGTCGCCCTCTTGCGCGCAGCCGGCCACGAGGTTACGCCCGCCTCGCCCCGCACCGGCGTCAACGCCCTCACTGGAGAAGGCCTGGCCGAGGCGCTTCAGGGTGCCTCCGTCGTGGTCGACGTCACCAACGCCCCTTCCTACGAGGAAAAGGCTGTCCTGGACTTCTTCACCACCAGCACGCGGAACCTTCTTGCCTATGAGGCGGTTGCTGGAGTCGGACACCACATCGCCCTCTCCATCGTCGGCATCCACCGTAGCTCGCAGGTGCCCTACTTCCGCGCGAAGATTGCGCAGGAGCAACTCATCCGCGACTCCTCCATCCCCTACTCCATCGTGCAGGCCACGCAGTTCTTCGAGTTTGTGAAGGGCATCGCGGACTATTCCACCGTCGACGGGAAGGTCGTGGTTCCGGCGGCTCTAATCCAACCCATCGCGGCTGACGATGTCACCGCAACCCTCGCCCGTGTCGCCGAAGCCGCCCCCCTCAACGGAACCCTCGAAATCGCCGGCCCCGATCGTTACACCTTCGAAGCGGCGATCGGGATGGACCTGAACGCCCGCCACGACGCGCGCGAGATCGTTGTCGACCCCAAGGCCGGCTACTTCGGAGCTGGAATCAGCGAAACCGGGATCGTCCCCCTCGACGCCTCCGCCCAACTGGGCGCGACGCACTTCGAGGATTGGCTCCGCCAGACGGTCACTGCGGCCTGA
- a CDS encoding AraC family transcriptional regulator — MDAFSDILSGVKLNGAFYFNAEFSAPWGVNTPASQHLTAMLSPGSPHLVIYHLVLEGGAFAHMDGSTLPLVPGDVVVFPHGHPHVLTSEPESFETRETAEVQRKVQARDLTRLQAGGGGSRTRLVCGFMGCDPQLSRPILSSLPPILKVNVRTGASGQWLENSILQLVEEASSGRVGSEAMLAKLSEALFVDILRRYIASLPQEQTGWLSGARDPVVGRSLGLMHRRAHHPWTLADLAREVGISRSALVERFTRYLSEPPMTYLTRWRLQLAARSLERTPKGVAEIASEVGYESEAAFNRAFKREFGLPPARYRRERRGAAAEQPAT; from the coding sequence ATGGACGCTTTTTCGGATATCCTGAGCGGGGTCAAGCTGAACGGCGCATTCTATTTCAATGCGGAGTTCTCCGCGCCCTGGGGCGTCAACACTCCGGCCTCCCAGCACCTCACGGCCATGCTGTCGCCGGGATCCCCGCATCTCGTCATCTACCACCTTGTCCTGGAAGGTGGAGCGTTTGCCCACATGGACGGCTCCACTCTCCCCCTCGTGCCCGGCGATGTCGTGGTCTTCCCCCACGGCCACCCTCACGTCCTTACCAGTGAGCCGGAATCCTTCGAGACCCGCGAAACCGCCGAGGTTCAGCGCAAAGTGCAGGCGCGCGACCTCACCCGGCTGCAGGCCGGCGGAGGCGGCTCACGCACCCGGCTTGTCTGCGGCTTCATGGGCTGCGACCCGCAACTCAGCCGCCCCATCCTCAGTAGCCTCCCGCCGATCCTGAAAGTGAATGTCCGCACCGGCGCCTCCGGGCAATGGCTTGAAAACTCCATCCTGCAGCTTGTCGAGGAAGCATCCTCCGGCCGGGTGGGCAGCGAAGCGATGCTGGCCAAGCTCTCAGAGGCACTGTTTGTCGACATCCTGCGCCGCTACATTGCCAGCCTGCCGCAGGAGCAGACGGGCTGGCTCTCCGGCGCTCGCGACCCTGTGGTCGGCCGCAGCCTCGGTCTCATGCACCGCCGGGCCCATCATCCCTGGACCCTCGCCGATCTCGCCCGCGAAGTGGGCATCTCCCGCTCCGCCCTGGTCGAGCGCTTCACGCGCTATCTCTCCGAACCGCCCATGACCTACCTCACCCGCTGGCGCCTGCAACTGGCGGCTCGCTCGCTGGAGCGCACGCCGAAGGGCGTGGCGGAAATCGCGTCCGAGGTTGGGTACGAATCGGAGGCCGCCTTCAATCGTGCGTTCAAACGGGAGTTCGGCTTGCCGCCGGCCCGCTACCGGCGCGAACGACGGGGCGCTGCCGCCGAACAACCCGCCACCTGA
- a CDS encoding class I SAM-dependent methyltransferase yields the protein MKTTWMTGNYDVFSRFMQKGAEDFFSRLRVAPGSRLLDVGCGSGQLALIAARAGAQVTGCDIATNWLEQASLRAMAEDLDAVFEEGDAEALPYRDGQFDVVVSLIGAMFAPRPERVAAELTRVCWPGGLIAMANWTPGGFIGQMFKTIARHIAPSGMPSPVLWGDEAIVHERLRDGISDVQCARRMYRFEYPFPPAQVVEFFRENYGPMTRAFASLDVEGQRILRNELVQLWSAHNNTKSGGTSVDAEYLEVIATRA from the coding sequence TTGAAGACCACCTGGATGACCGGGAACTATGACGTCTTCTCGCGCTTCATGCAGAAGGGCGCGGAGGACTTCTTCAGCCGTCTGCGAGTGGCGCCCGGTTCGCGCCTGCTGGACGTCGGCTGCGGATCGGGCCAGTTGGCGCTGATCGCGGCCAGGGCCGGCGCGCAGGTGACCGGCTGCGACATCGCGACGAACTGGCTGGAACAGGCCAGTTTGCGCGCCATGGCCGAAGACCTGGATGCCGTCTTCGAGGAGGGCGATGCCGAGGCTCTGCCATACCGCGATGGGCAGTTCGACGTCGTGGTGAGCCTCATCGGCGCCATGTTCGCGCCCAGGCCGGAGCGAGTCGCGGCCGAACTCACCCGCGTGTGCTGGCCTGGCGGGCTGATCGCGATGGCCAATTGGACGCCCGGCGGCTTCATCGGCCAGATGTTCAAGACCATTGCGCGGCACATCGCCCCGTCCGGCATGCCTTCGCCAGTCCTGTGGGGCGACGAGGCAATCGTTCACGAACGGCTGCGGGACGGCATCTCCGACGTGCAATGCGCGCGCCGCATGTATCGCTTCGAGTATCCGTTCCCGCCCGCCCAGGTGGTGGAGTTCTTCCGGGAGAACTACGGGCCGATGACACGGGCGTTTGCTTCCCTGGACGTGGAGGGGCAGCGGATACTCCGGAATGAGCTGGTTCAACTCTGGTCGGCGCATAACAACACCAAAAGCGGTGGCACGAGTGTCGATGCTGAGTATCTGGAGGTCATTGCCACCCGAGCCTGA
- a CDS encoding phosphatase PAP2 family protein translates to MSRAIWIHGALMILSAATVTVMAQDATKAGQWKTWVISSGNDHGVPAPPEAAETRGELDWLREVSKESDARIVEQIRFWDSGPASYRWMDLITKRQSAAQPVGRSMVHAYTYVSLAIYDATVAAWNAKYAYNRARPSHVDPAILPRVPVPQSPSYPSDYAATAAAASAVLAYLVPSEAVYFQGLAEEAGKSRLYAGVEYPSDYLAGWELGMRVAEQVIAKIRADGSDMVWSGTVPTGACLWTGTNPGNIAAMNWKPLLLSSPAEFRPQPPPACTSPEVQADLAAVKNFPRALTTANLNTNARALYWQTPEGVFPWAFVQLNRWVLEDKLELNPPAAARAYALLGAVGFDAFIASQDGKFAYWYLRPAQLDPSLAPLFPAPNFPSYPSNHSTFSTARSEVLAYLFPDRSGMIRAMGKEAGDSRIWAGIHFEMDNQAGVTLGRNIAHKFIAWAENDGSQQ, encoded by the coding sequence ATGTCTAGAGCAATTTGGATTCACGGTGCGCTGATGATACTCAGCGCGGCAACAGTCACGGTGATGGCCCAGGATGCAACGAAAGCGGGCCAGTGGAAGACCTGGGTGATCTCGTCGGGCAACGATCATGGAGTGCCCGCGCCGCCGGAGGCCGCGGAAACGCGCGGTGAACTGGACTGGCTGCGCGAGGTCTCGAAGGAATCGGACGCCCGGATTGTGGAGCAGATCCGGTTTTGGGATTCGGGTCCGGCGTCATACCGCTGGATGGACCTGATCACGAAGCGGCAGAGCGCGGCGCAGCCTGTGGGGCGGTCGATGGTGCATGCGTATACGTATGTTTCGTTGGCCATCTACGATGCGACGGTGGCGGCGTGGAATGCGAAATACGCCTACAATCGCGCCCGGCCTTCGCACGTGGATCCGGCAATCCTTCCCAGGGTCCCCGTGCCGCAGAGCCCCTCGTACCCTTCCGACTACGCGGCCACGGCAGCGGCGGCGTCCGCGGTGCTGGCGTATCTGGTGCCCTCCGAGGCGGTCTATTTCCAGGGCCTGGCCGAAGAGGCGGGCAAATCGCGTTTGTACGCGGGCGTGGAATACCCGTCGGACTATCTGGCCGGTTGGGAACTGGGGATGCGGGTGGCGGAACAGGTGATAGCCAAGATTCGCGCCGACGGGTCCGACATGGTGTGGTCGGGCACGGTGCCCACGGGCGCATGCCTGTGGACTGGCACGAATCCCGGCAACATCGCGGCCATGAACTGGAAGCCGCTGCTGCTCAGTTCGCCTGCTGAGTTTCGCCCTCAGCCGCCACCGGCGTGTACGTCCCCGGAAGTACAGGCGGACCTGGCGGCCGTGAAGAACTTTCCGCGCGCCTTGACCACCGCAAACCTCAACACCAACGCCCGCGCTCTCTATTGGCAGACTCCGGAGGGCGTCTTCCCCTGGGCGTTCGTCCAACTGAACCGGTGGGTTCTGGAGGACAAACTCGAGTTGAATCCGCCGGCGGCGGCGCGGGCCTACGCACTGTTGGGCGCGGTGGGGTTCGATGCGTTCATCGCCAGCCAGGACGGCAAATTCGCCTACTGGTACTTGCGCCCGGCGCAGTTGGATCCATCACTGGCTCCACTGTTCCCGGCGCCAAACTTCCCTTCTTATCCGTCGAACCATTCCACGTTCTCGACGGCGCGTTCCGAGGTGCTGGCGTATCTGTTCCCTGACCGGTCTGGCATGATCCGCGCAATGGGCAAAGAGGCGGGTGATTCCCGCATCTGGGCCGGAATCCATTTCGAGATGGACAATCAGGCCGGCGTGACACTCGGCAGGAACATCGCCCACAAATTCATTGCCTGGGCCGAGAACGACGGTTCCCAGCAGTAA